The following are from one region of the Euleptes europaea isolate rEulEur1 chromosome 11, rEulEur1.hap1, whole genome shotgun sequence genome:
- the ACAA1 gene encoding 3-ketoacyl-CoA thiolase, peroxisomal has translation MRRVKVVLGHLQGGGSPPRPQAAPCLALSGRARSAAPDDVVVVHGRRTAIGRAKRGGFKETTPDELLAAVMTAVLKDLQLKPEELGDICVGNVLQPGAGALTARIGQFLSGIPETVPLSCVNRQCSSGLQAVINIAGGIRNGSYDIGLACGVESMSLRGVGDPGDVSPHMMENSNARDCLIPMGITSENVAERFGVSREKQDALALASQQKAARAQQMGWFKNEIVPVTTTITNDQGKEETITVLQDEGVRPGTTREGLAKLKPAFKEGGTTTAGNSSQVSDGAAAVLLARRSRASQLGLPVLGVLRSFAVVGVPPNVMGIGPAYAIPAALEKAGLTVKDIDTFEINEAFASQAVYCVEKLGIPMEKVNPLGGAIALGHPLGCTGARQVVTLLHELKRRGKRGYGVVSMCIGTGMGAAAVFEYPGN, from the exons ATGAGGCGCGTCAAGGTGGTTTTGGGGCACCTGCAGGGCGGGGGGTCTCCGCCGAGGCCCCAGGCCGCCCCCTGCCTCGCCCTCTCCGGCCGCGCCCGCTCGGCCGCCCCGGACGATGTGGTGGTGGTCCACGGGCGGCGGACCGCCATCGGGAGGGCCAAGCGGGGGGGCTTCAAG GAAACTACACCTGACGAGCTTCTGGCTGCGGTCATGACAGCCGTCCTGAAAGATCTCCAGCTGAAACCTGAGGAGCTGGGGGACATCTGCGTGG GAAATGTACTTCAACCCGGCGCTGGCGCATTGACAGCAAGAATTGGACAGTTTCTAAG TGGCATTCCAGAGACGGTTCCATTATCCTGTGTCAACAGGCAGTGTTCGTCTGGATTGCAAGCAGTGATCAATATAGCGG GAGGCATCCGGAATGGGTCTTATGACATTGGCTTGGCTTGTGg aGTAGAAAGCATGTCTCTGCGCGGTGTTGGCGATCCTGGAGACGTCAGCCCCCATATGATGGAGAATAGCAATGCCAGAGACTGCCTGATCCCAATGGG AATAACTTCGGAGAACGTGGCAGAAAGATTTGGCGTCTCCCGGGAAAAGCAAGATGCCTTGGCATTGGCTTCCCAGCAAAA AGCAGCCCGAGCCCAGCAGATGGGGTGGTTTAAAAATGAGATCGTTCCTGTGACGACCACAATCACCAACGACCAAGGCAAGGAGGAAACGATCACGGTGCTCCAGGATGAAGGGGTCCGGCCAGGCACTACGCGGGAAGGGCTGGCCAAGCTGAAGCCAGCTTTCAAGGAGGGGGGCACCACCACTGCGG GTAATTCCAGCCAGGTCAGCGATGGCGCTGCTGCTGTTCTTCTGGCCAGACGCTCCAGGGCATCGCAGCTGGGCCTTCCTGTCCTGGGGGTGCTGAGGTCCTTCGCTGTGGTCGGAGTCCCACCCAATGTCATGGGCATAGGGCCGGCCTATGCCATTCCGGCAGCTCTGGAAAAGGCTG GTTTGACTGTGAAGGATATTGATACCTTTGAAATCAACGAAGCTTTTGCTAGCCAG GCCGTGTACTGTGTGGAGAAGCTGGGCATCCCCATGGAGAAGGTCAATCCTCTTGGTGGCGCCATCGCCTTGGGGCACCCCCTGGGTTGCACCGGAGCTCGGCAGGTGGTCACTCTGCTCCACGAGCTGAAGCGGAGGGGGAAGAG AGGCTACGGAGTGGTCTCCATGTGCATCGGGACAGGCATGGGCGCAGCAGCCGTGTTTGAGTACCCAGgcaactga